One Nesterenkonia populi DNA window includes the following coding sequences:
- a CDS encoding AAA family ATPase — protein sequence MKLHRMALCAFGPFPGTETVDFDQLSAEGLFLLRGRTGSGKTSVLDAVTFALYGRVAGQRDHNLLKSHHAPADRTPYVELEFSRGEDRYWIRRTPAYTRPGRATQVSPTIALKRWSGAEWEQGVSGVQAANAELQSILGLDVHQFTKVILLPQGDFADFLHAKSAEKQTLLEQLFDTFRFRRLEEQLNEQAKEARARSERIEAQIEQLTSRLRSDAAALLVPPPEDEAEQTRPEQVELDDVPAESLGERVTVQAEARRSQMAAQREAARDAAEKARSHAEELSARQKELHRWTQHQAASQAHQDSADQAEQDRARCARHEQALTVEKWFREAAKARAAQQQAFQQAQESAQSADDTLRSQWQTTVGAETDTPTLLSEDGAPAPDKLQQAAEALAGLRARLAEEEAEQLEGRHAELLRTAEEASQSAEQAQQKAQELTSAVEQLEQAREQLTSQRQEEETLDAAADAARGALTSAQAAAKLIERRDRAAEQQARLHQVTEKAQQEYQEQDAAYQRAVSSYRGGMAAQLAERLQPGEPCIVCGSVDHPAPHTPQDAGGTTAEQVEGNRQRMADAHQAAVEASAQHRTSQQQHAELLEELGGESETSAAEIAERAEAAQAQLDSAQEARREQQRIARELEKTADQLHAAQNQLTAAHHERRSSADEAERQTAAAAELDAVLVRLRGDHPSVAARLEAVRGLEAAVERVSKAVSAEQASAAAARTAEQAADRELAESPFVETDELRSAQLQHEELADLQASAKAHEAQAQRLAYEAEQPEVQAGQARQAAGETPPAPEELNAAQQAARRAETTLEQVRDALTTFDARREAVTGCIASLDEALRTKADQAQEQTRLLALAETLSGRGHDNPMRMTLTTFVLAAKLEEVAQAASHHLTAMSEGRYRLLHQDTGPGGSKQGLDLKVHDEHSDEHRPTSSLSGGETFMASLAMALGLAEVVQSEAGGVEMESLFIDEGFGSLDEHTLEAVMGALTSLQGQGRRVGVVSHVTEMHSQIPSQLLVTKTRTGSALTTSVPG from the coding sequence ATGAAGCTGCACCGGATGGCGCTCTGCGCCTTCGGGCCCTTCCCCGGCACCGAGACCGTCGACTTCGACCAGCTCAGCGCCGAAGGGCTCTTCCTGCTGCGGGGCCGCACCGGGTCCGGCAAGACCTCCGTGCTGGACGCCGTCACCTTCGCCCTCTACGGGCGGGTGGCCGGACAGCGTGACCACAATCTGCTGAAGTCCCACCACGCACCCGCTGACCGCACCCCCTATGTCGAGCTGGAGTTCTCCCGGGGCGAGGACCGGTACTGGATTCGCCGCACCCCCGCCTATACCCGACCCGGGCGCGCCACCCAGGTCAGCCCCACCATCGCGCTGAAACGCTGGTCCGGCGCCGAATGGGAGCAGGGAGTCTCCGGAGTGCAGGCGGCCAACGCCGAGCTGCAGAGCATCCTGGGCCTGGACGTCCACCAGTTCACCAAAGTGATCCTGCTGCCCCAGGGGGACTTCGCCGACTTCCTCCATGCCAAGAGCGCGGAGAAGCAGACGCTGCTCGAGCAGCTCTTCGACACCTTCCGGTTCCGTCGGCTCGAGGAGCAGCTCAACGAGCAGGCGAAGGAGGCCCGGGCCCGCAGCGAACGGATCGAGGCGCAGATCGAGCAGCTCACCTCCCGGCTGCGCAGCGATGCCGCCGCCCTGCTCGTCCCGCCGCCCGAGGACGAAGCGGAGCAGACTCGGCCGGAGCAGGTCGAGCTGGACGACGTCCCTGCCGAGAGTCTCGGCGAGCGGGTCACAGTCCAGGCCGAGGCCCGCCGGTCCCAGATGGCTGCACAGCGTGAGGCCGCCCGTGACGCCGCCGAGAAGGCCCGCAGCCACGCTGAGGAGCTCTCGGCCCGGCAGAAGGAGCTGCACCGCTGGACTCAGCACCAGGCAGCCAGCCAGGCTCACCAGGACTCCGCCGACCAGGCGGAGCAGGACCGGGCCCGATGCGCCCGCCACGAGCAGGCCCTCACAGTGGAGAAGTGGTTCCGCGAAGCGGCGAAGGCCCGTGCTGCTCAGCAGCAGGCCTTCCAGCAGGCCCAGGAATCCGCCCAGAGTGCCGACGACACTCTCCGCTCCCAATGGCAGACCACCGTCGGCGCCGAGACCGACACGCCAACCCTCCTCAGTGAGGACGGGGCACCTGCCCCGGACAAGCTGCAGCAGGCCGCGGAGGCACTCGCCGGACTCCGCGCGCGCCTGGCCGAGGAAGAGGCGGAGCAGCTCGAGGGCCGGCACGCCGAGCTGCTGCGCACCGCTGAAGAAGCATCACAGTCCGCAGAGCAGGCGCAGCAGAAAGCCCAGGAGCTCACCTCCGCCGTCGAACAGCTGGAACAGGCTCGCGAGCAGCTCACCAGCCAACGGCAGGAGGAGGAGACCCTCGACGCCGCCGCGGACGCCGCCCGTGGGGCGCTCACCTCCGCACAGGCTGCGGCGAAGCTCATCGAACGCCGTGACCGTGCTGCCGAGCAGCAGGCACGCCTGCACCAGGTCACGGAGAAGGCCCAGCAGGAGTACCAGGAGCAGGATGCGGCTTACCAGCGTGCGGTCAGCTCCTACCGAGGCGGGATGGCCGCCCAGCTGGCTGAACGGCTGCAGCCCGGTGAGCCGTGCATCGTGTGCGGCTCCGTGGACCACCCGGCCCCGCACACACCGCAGGATGCGGGAGGCACCACCGCGGAGCAGGTCGAGGGGAACCGGCAGCGGATGGCTGACGCCCACCAGGCCGCCGTCGAAGCCTCGGCGCAGCACCGCACCTCCCAGCAGCAGCATGCCGAGCTTCTCGAGGAGCTCGGCGGGGAGTCCGAGACCAGCGCCGCGGAGATCGCCGAACGAGCCGAGGCCGCCCAAGCGCAGCTGGATTCCGCCCAGGAGGCTCGCCGGGAGCAGCAGCGCATCGCCCGAGAGCTGGAGAAGACCGCCGACCAGCTGCACGCCGCCCAGAACCAGCTCACCGCTGCTCACCATGAGCGCAGGAGCTCCGCGGATGAGGCGGAGCGACAGACCGCCGCAGCCGCTGAGCTGGACGCCGTCCTCGTGCGGCTGCGCGGAGACCACCCCAGCGTGGCTGCCCGCCTGGAGGCCGTCCGCGGCTTGGAAGCAGCAGTGGAGCGGGTCTCGAAGGCCGTCTCCGCGGAGCAGGCCTCCGCCGCGGCTGCCCGCACCGCTGAGCAGGCCGCTGACCGGGAGCTCGCAGAATCCCCCTTCGTGGAGACTGATGAGCTTCGATCAGCCCAGCTTCAGCATGAGGAGCTCGCCGACCTGCAGGCCAGCGCGAAGGCGCATGAGGCGCAGGCTCAGCGCCTCGCCTACGAGGCTGAGCAGCCCGAGGTGCAGGCAGGCCAGGCACGGCAGGCCGCAGGTGAGACGCCGCCCGCCCCGGAGGAGCTCAACGCCGCGCAGCAGGCCGCACGCCGGGCGGAGACGACGCTGGAGCAGGTCAGGGACGCGCTGACGACCTTCGACGCCCGCCGGGAAGCCGTCACCGGCTGCATCGCCTCCTTGGACGAAGCCCTGCGGACCAAAGCGGACCAGGCCCAGGAGCAGACCCGTCTTCTCGCCCTCGCCGAGACGCTCAGCGGCCGAGGCCACGACAACCCCATGAGGATGACGCTCACCACCTTCGTGCTCGCCGCGAAGCTCGAGGAGGTCGCCCAGGCCGCCTCACACCACCTGACGGCGATGTCCGAGGGCCGCTACCGGCTGCTTCACCAGGACACCGGCCCCGGCGGCAGCAAACAGGGCCTGGACCTGAAGGTCCACGACGAGCACTCCGACGAGCACCGGCCCACCTCCTCCCTCTCCGGAGGGGAGACCTTCATGGCCTC